Part of the Trichoderma asperellum chromosome 1, complete sequence genome is shown below.
TTCCTCCCCTGCTCGCACTGGCCGAAACGGAATAACAATGTTGGGTTATTAACAAAGATCCTTTGTAGGCAAGAGTTTTTTGTCAGGTTCAAAGGCCCAGCAGAGAGTGAGTTGGTTCCCGCGTTGCGCCGCTCAGGGAAAAGAGGGGGGATCTGGCATATCTGTGTCACTGCAACTAACATGATTCTGCAGCCCCATTCGAAGGAGGCCTATGGAAGGTGCATGTCGAACTGCCCGATACGTATCCATACAAATCTCCTAGCATCGGATTTGTAAACCGCATCTTTCACCCCAATATCGATGAGCTGTGAGTATGCACCAAttggaatattttttttcatcaGGAAGGAAGCTGTGACTTGCGAATCGGGGGACTATAATTGgggtgcttttttttttttttttttttttttttcgttttctgTTGCTAAGATTACGGTGAATTGGAAACTAGGTCCGGTTCAGTGTGTTTGGATGTCATCAACCAGACATGGTCTCCGATGTTCGATATGATCAACATTTTCGAGGTCTTCCTGCCACAGCTACTCCGATATCCTAACCCGACGGATCCGCTCAACggggaagcagcagctttattGATTCGGGAGCCAAAGAGTTATGACGCAAAAGTCAAAGGTACGCAATTTGCCAGAGGATGAATTTGAAGCTGGAATAAAAGGGGCAGAGTGTGCTGACTTGGCGGGTCCCATGCAGAGTATGTCCAGAAGTACGCCAATAAGGATATGGTGGACGAAGCTGGGGCCGagagcgaggatgaggatgacatGTCCTCTGTGGCGAGTTtcggtgacgatgatgacgaagaaccCGCTGGCCAAATGGACGACGTATAAGAACGATGGCAtcctatattttttttttggttccgGGGAGGGCTTCTCGACAAAGTTTGTCGCCAATTATCGATTTAAACAAA
Proteins encoded:
- the UBC8 gene encoding Ubiquitin-conjugating enzyme E2 8 — protein: MLGPAETPFEGGLWKVHVELPDTYPYKSPSIGFVNRIFHPNIDELSGSVCLDVINQTWSPMFDMINIFEVFLPQLLRYPNPTDPLNGEAAALLIREPKSYDAKVKEYVQKYANKDMVDEAGAESEDEDDMSSVASFGDDDDEEPAGQMDDV